The following are encoded together in the Bradyrhizobium sp. CCGUVB1N3 genome:
- a CDS encoding cupin domain-containing protein yields the protein MTEVARTKDVAVETAEDASNAVVAAIGNRLRTLRQEREMTLQDLAEASDLSPSMLSLVERGRAAPSIQSLIVIANALNVTMSELIVTDQADDERIVVRAADQPFVKTAQNVVRRVLREDRARGISLAMNEYEPDTGSSLKRGAHAGFEYGFVLEGQLTVELENVTYQLKAGDLISFESKRPHRFWNNGSKRVRTLWINLKGD from the coding sequence GTGACTGAAGTGGCTCGAACGAAGGATGTCGCGGTTGAGACGGCGGAAGATGCATCGAATGCGGTCGTCGCCGCGATCGGCAATCGCTTGCGCACTCTGAGGCAGGAGCGCGAGATGACGCTCCAGGATTTGGCCGAAGCAAGCGATCTCAGCCCCTCGATGCTAAGTTTGGTTGAGCGCGGAAGGGCTGCGCCGTCCATCCAATCCCTGATCGTTATTGCGAACGCGCTCAATGTCACCATGTCCGAGTTGATCGTCACCGATCAAGCGGATGACGAGCGTATAGTTGTTCGCGCGGCTGATCAGCCGTTCGTAAAGACCGCCCAAAACGTAGTTAGACGCGTCTTGCGCGAAGATCGCGCGCGCGGAATCTCGCTCGCCATGAATGAATATGAGCCCGACACGGGGAGCTCACTCAAGCGCGGTGCCCACGCCGGGTTTGAATATGGCTTTGTTCTCGAGGGGCAGCTTACGGTCGAGCTCGAAAACGTGACCTACCAACTCAAGGCTGGCGACTTGATCTCCTTTGAGTCGAAGCGACCTCACAGGTTTTGGAACAACGGGTCAAAGCGCGTCAGGACGCTTTGGATCAACCTGAAAGGCGACTAG
- a CDS encoding xanthine dehydrogenase family protein molybdopterin-binding subunit, with protein MSAIGKSLKRLEDKPLLLGQGRFAADYQFDRQLIMRVVRSPVAFGRILSIDAEDARAMPGVVAIWTAADVADIPLIDFRMTRIKGLEPYRQPVLARDYVRYVGEPVALVFAEDVYQAEDAADLVFCDIDEGVVHLDATAPPVEFMPETLPGVLSEPAVITKAYGELDQAFAKASHVVELEVAVGRHTGVPMETRGALAVHDPNTGVLTMYGAAKVPHYNRDAIGRMLGLEKGAIELSEGHVGGGFGIRGELYPEDVLVCAAALRLGRPVKWIEDRREHLLAANHSRDQVHRLRAAVDDRGFVLGLEDEFFTDQGAYVRTHGGTVSDLAAALLPGPYLIPAYRVNGHIRLTNKTPSGTYRAPGRYESTFARERLMDVIAHRLGLDAVEVRRVNLIPEDRMPYDRKIDALGTEVVYDAGKYHDLLDKTLAHVGYDQLRAEAADRRSKGEHVGIGVALFIEKSGLGPRDLVRARLLKDGSIEIITGVASIGQGVETIVAQICAEVLSVEIEQICVVHGQTSRIEVGLGAFASRVTVMTGSAAQIASRALRDKILAAAATLLRKDSAEDLTLVDGMVRLRDSNTTLQLREIADQTPDIIEAEGWFHADHMNYPYGVHVAKVHVDDQTWGVKIERYVVGYEVGRAINPVLVHGQIAGAAVQGIGGALLEEFVYDESGQPLATSFADYLMPTSNETCQIEMFLREDCPSPQNPLGVRGAGEGGLTAVGAAIGAAVDDALQSPGLVDCLPIGPSKLHAMVHQYSRNRD; from the coding sequence ATGAGCGCGATCGGAAAATCGCTGAAGCGGCTCGAAGACAAGCCGCTCCTGCTGGGGCAGGGGCGATTTGCGGCCGACTATCAGTTCGACAGACAATTGATTATGAGGGTCGTCCGCTCGCCCGTTGCGTTCGGCCGAATACTTTCGATCGACGCAGAGGATGCGCGAGCGATGCCGGGTGTCGTGGCGATCTGGACCGCCGCGGATGTCGCGGACATTCCGCTAATTGACTTTCGCATGACGCGCATCAAGGGGCTGGAGCCATACCGGCAGCCGGTTTTGGCGCGCGACTATGTGCGCTATGTAGGAGAGCCCGTCGCGCTCGTCTTCGCCGAAGATGTGTATCAAGCGGAGGACGCTGCGGATCTCGTCTTTTGCGACATAGACGAAGGAGTGGTGCACCTCGACGCAACCGCACCTCCTGTCGAATTCATGCCGGAAACGTTGCCGGGGGTTCTGAGTGAGCCGGCGGTCATTACCAAGGCTTACGGAGAGCTGGATCAGGCCTTTGCGAAGGCAAGTCACGTTGTCGAGCTTGAGGTCGCCGTCGGCCGACATACAGGCGTGCCTATGGAGACACGCGGAGCGTTGGCTGTACATGACCCCAATACTGGGGTGCTGACCATGTACGGCGCTGCCAAGGTCCCTCATTATAACCGCGACGCGATCGGCCGTATGTTGGGCCTTGAAAAGGGGGCGATCGAACTGAGCGAAGGCCATGTTGGGGGTGGTTTCGGCATCCGGGGGGAGCTGTATCCTGAGGACGTGTTGGTCTGCGCTGCCGCGTTGCGGCTCGGCCGGCCGGTGAAATGGATCGAGGATCGACGCGAACATCTGCTCGCCGCCAACCATTCGAGAGATCAAGTCCATCGGCTACGTGCAGCAGTTGACGATAGGGGCTTCGTCCTGGGCCTAGAGGATGAGTTCTTCACGGATCAAGGCGCGTACGTGCGCACTCACGGAGGCACGGTCTCTGACCTCGCTGCGGCGCTTTTGCCCGGCCCTTATCTGATCCCGGCCTATCGCGTGAATGGGCACATTCGCCTGACCAACAAGACGCCGTCTGGCACATATCGCGCGCCTGGCCGGTACGAAAGTACGTTCGCGCGCGAGAGATTGATGGATGTGATCGCGCATCGTTTGGGCCTCGATGCGGTGGAGGTGAGGCGCGTCAACCTCATTCCAGAAGATCGCATGCCGTACGACAGGAAGATCGATGCACTCGGCACTGAAGTCGTATACGACGCCGGAAAGTACCATGATCTTCTGGACAAGACCCTGGCTCATGTCGGTTACGACCAGTTGCGGGCCGAGGCCGCTGATCGCCGCTCCAAGGGTGAGCATGTTGGCATCGGGGTGGCGCTCTTCATTGAGAAGAGCGGCTTGGGACCTCGCGATCTCGTTAGAGCCAGGCTGCTGAAGGACGGGTCGATCGAAATCATAACCGGCGTCGCCTCTATCGGGCAGGGCGTCGAGACGATCGTGGCGCAGATCTGTGCGGAGGTGCTGTCCGTCGAAATCGAGCAAATATGCGTCGTCCACGGGCAGACCTCACGGATCGAGGTCGGATTGGGCGCCTTTGCGTCTCGGGTGACCGTTATGACGGGCTCCGCCGCCCAAATCGCATCGCGAGCGCTGCGCGACAAGATCCTGGCCGCCGCAGCGACACTTTTGCGGAAGGACTCCGCAGAGGATCTCACGCTCGTAGACGGGATGGTCCGGCTTCGGGATTCGAATACGACCCTTCAGCTTAGAGAGATCGCGGACCAAACGCCCGATATCATTGAGGCCGAAGGATGGTTCCATGCTGATCACATGAATTACCCGTACGGCGTCCACGTCGCCAAGGTCCACGTCGATGATCAAACGTGGGGCGTCAAGATCGAGCGATACGTCGTCGGCTATGAGGTCGGCCGCGCGATCAACCCGGTACTGGTGCATGGCCAGATCGCTGGCGCCGCTGTCCAAGGGATTGGCGGGGCGTTGCTGGAAGAGTTCGTCTACGACGAATCGGGCCAACCGCTTGCAACTAGTTTTGCCGACTACCTCATGCCGACGAGCAACGAAACCTGCCAGATCGAGATGTTCCTACGAGAAGATTGCCCGAGCCCTCAGAACCCGCTCGGCGTCCGTGGCGCAGGGGAAGGAGGCCTTACCGCGGTGGGCGCAGCCATCGGCGCTGCTGTTGACGATGCGTTGCAGTCGCCTGGGCTAGTCGATTGTCTTCCGATCGGGCCCAGCAAGTTGCACGCGATGGTGCACCAATATTCGCGAAATCGTGACTAG
- a CDS encoding cupin domain-containing protein: protein MGEAIQVIDASHSQEIPIVEGVGNAKVVIWPGMGAFHRTFQLITLGEHSKTVQLCHPKSDAAYYVVTGQGVVIDIGTGATQELGEGGMVHIDANDRYQFVASSSGMKILGGPCPADESLYAGLSN, encoded by the coding sequence ATGGGTGAGGCGATCCAAGTCATCGACGCTAGTCACTCCCAAGAGATACCTATCGTAGAGGGTGTCGGCAACGCCAAAGTCGTGATTTGGCCAGGGATGGGCGCATTCCATCGTACTTTTCAGCTCATTACGCTGGGTGAGCATTCGAAGACAGTGCAGCTCTGCCACCCGAAAAGCGACGCCGCCTACTACGTCGTCACGGGGCAGGGCGTGGTGATCGACATTGGGACTGGTGCGACCCAAGAATTGGGCGAGGGCGGTATGGTGCACATCGATGCCAATGACCGCTATCAATTCGTCGCGAGTTCTTCCGGTATGAAGATCCTCGGCGGTCCATGTCCCGCCGATGAGAGCCTTTACGCTGGCTTGTCGAACTGA